A window of Fictibacillus halophilus contains these coding sequences:
- the modA gene encoding molybdate ABC transporter substrate-binding protein: MKKSYTTLLLICLFAAFFSACSKNESSESAENDFNNKKNVELMISAAASLQDVLHKIASNYEKEHPNVKITYNFGGSGALQQQISNGAPVDLFFSAAEDKFGQLVEEGLIKKEQVTDLVGNELVLVVGKDSQHIKRFEDLIKVKKIAIGTPETVPAGKYATETLENLELLKEVEKKIIYAKDVRQVLTYVETGNVDAGIVYKTDAMISSKVKVAAAARKDTHAPIIYPVGIIKDTSHKKEAEQFYKYVQKEETIKTFEKFGFQRIEN, from the coding sequence ATGAAAAAAAGTTATACAACTTTACTTCTAATATGCTTGTTTGCAGCTTTTTTTTCAGCTTGCTCAAAAAATGAATCTTCAGAGTCAGCTGAAAACGACTTCAACAATAAAAAGAACGTAGAATTAATGATTTCTGCTGCAGCCAGTTTACAAGATGTATTACATAAAATTGCGAGTAATTATGAAAAAGAACATCCGAATGTTAAAATCACATACAATTTCGGAGGCTCTGGTGCTCTTCAACAGCAAATCTCTAACGGTGCACCTGTGGATCTTTTCTTCTCAGCAGCAGAAGATAAATTTGGCCAGCTAGTAGAAGAAGGACTGATCAAAAAGGAACAAGTAACAGATCTTGTAGGAAACGAACTTGTCTTAGTCGTTGGGAAAGATTCACAACACATCAAGCGTTTTGAAGATTTGATAAAGGTAAAAAAAATAGCAATTGGTACTCCAGAAACCGTTCCTGCAGGTAAATATGCCACAGAAACGCTAGAGAATTTGGAGTTATTAAAAGAAGTTGAAAAGAAAATCATTTATGCCAAAGACGTTCGTCAAGTGCTTACATATGTAGAAACGGGTAATGTTGATGCTGGAATTGTTTATAAAACGGATGCGATGATTTCATCTAAAGTAAAAGTTGCAGCTGCAGCTAGAAAAGATACACATGCACCCATTATTTATCCAGTCGGGATAATAAAAGATACTTCTCATAAAAAAGAAGCAGAACAATTCTATAAATATGTGCAAAAAGAAGAAACTATAAAAACATTTGAGAAGTTTGGATTCCAAAGAATCGAAAATTAG
- a CDS encoding MetQ/NlpA family ABC transporter substrate-binding protein yields the protein MKKVLSVIILTVLVAALAACGNKTEGGISDEKIIVGASNVPHAEILEEAKPLLKEKGIELEIKTFQDYVLPNKSLDEKEIGANYFQHVPYLESQMKDHGYKFENAGGIHLEPIGIYSKKYKSLNELPEGATIIMSNSVADHGRMLGLLEKEGLIKVKEGAGAEAQIKDVVENPKKLKFKADVDAGMLPKAYKNGEGDAVLINTNYAIDAGLNPQKDAIALEGSDSPFVNIITVREGDKDKKSVKALVEVLRSKEIQDFIKKKYEGAVVPVTE from the coding sequence ATGAAAAAAGTTTTATCCGTAATTATATTAACTGTTCTTGTTGCAGCTCTTGCTGCTTGTGGGAACAAAACAGAAGGCGGAATCAGCGACGAGAAGATTATTGTTGGTGCATCAAACGTACCACATGCTGAAATCCTGGAAGAAGCAAAACCTCTATTGAAAGAAAAAGGTATTGAACTTGAAATCAAAACGTTCCAAGATTATGTACTGCCAAACAAATCTTTAGATGAAAAAGAAATCGGTGCGAACTATTTTCAGCACGTTCCATATCTAGAGTCTCAAATGAAAGATCACGGATACAAATTCGAGAACGCGGGTGGCATTCACCTTGAGCCGATCGGAATCTATTCTAAAAAATACAAATCTTTAAATGAACTACCTGAAGGCGCAACTATCATCATGTCTAACTCTGTAGCAGATCATGGCCGTATGCTTGGCTTACTTGAAAAAGAAGGCTTGATCAAAGTTAAAGAAGGTGCTGGAGCAGAAGCGCAAATTAAAGATGTTGTAGAAAACCCTAAGAAGCTTAAATTTAAAGCTGACGTTGATGCAGGAATGCTGCCAAAAGCATACAAGAACGGTGAAGGTGATGCCGTTCTAATCAACACAAACTACGCGATCGATGCTGGACTGAACCCTCAAAAAGATGCGATTGCATTAGAAGGATCTGACTCTCCATTCGTAAACATCATCACGGTGCGTGAAGGAGATAAAGATAAGAAATCTGTTAAAGCTTTAGTCGAAGTACTACGTTCTAAAGAGATTCAAGATTTCATTAAGAAAAAATATGAAGGCGCAGTAGTGCCAGTAACAGAATAA
- the sufD gene encoding Fe-S cluster assembly protein SufD, with product MSVDTSLRFDKDYVTGFSSSRQEPAWLQELRLQALELAQELPMPKPDKTKIDKWNFTEFKHEATGTPVAFNELPEDVKALIGSEEEAKNVLVIHNGTPVYFALEESVKDQGVIYTDLLTAAKEHEDLVKKYFMKAVAVDENRLPALHAALFVNGAFLYVPKNVELSAPIQAVYYQDDEAAIFNHVIVAAEDNSSVTYVENYLSTNESSESVANIVSEVYAGSGAKVVYGAVDNLAKGMTTYVNRRGRAEKDARIEWALGQFNDGNTVSDNTTHLIGDGSFTDTKTVTIGRGDQKQNFVAQIFNHGKHSEGYILTHGVMKDNASSIFNGITKIEHGATKSHGEQTERVLMLSEKARGDANPILLIDEDDVTAGHAASVGRIDPLQMFYLMSRGIPKSEAERLIIHGFLAPVVSQMPLESVKNRLVEVIERKVR from the coding sequence ATGTCAGTTGATACGAGCCTAAGATTTGATAAGGACTACGTAACCGGTTTTTCAAGCAGCAGACAGGAACCCGCTTGGCTGCAGGAACTTCGTTTGCAAGCATTGGAATTGGCTCAAGAGCTTCCAATGCCTAAACCGGACAAAACTAAGATCGATAAATGGAACTTTACAGAATTCAAACATGAAGCAACTGGCACTCCTGTTGCGTTCAATGAACTTCCTGAAGATGTTAAGGCATTGATCGGTTCTGAAGAAGAAGCGAAAAATGTTCTTGTTATCCATAATGGAACACCTGTTTATTTTGCACTTGAAGAATCCGTAAAGGATCAAGGTGTTATTTATACAGATCTTCTAACAGCTGCAAAAGAGCATGAAGATCTAGTGAAAAAGTACTTTATGAAAGCTGTAGCGGTTGATGAGAACCGTTTACCAGCACTTCATGCAGCACTATTCGTTAATGGAGCATTTCTTTATGTTCCAAAAAACGTTGAACTTTCTGCTCCAATCCAAGCTGTTTATTATCAAGATGATGAAGCAGCAATCTTTAACCATGTTATCGTTGCTGCAGAAGATAACAGCTCCGTAACGTATGTAGAAAACTATTTATCAACAAATGAATCTTCAGAGTCTGTTGCAAACATCGTGTCTGAAGTATATGCAGGCAGCGGTGCAAAAGTAGTTTACGGTGCTGTAGATAACCTTGCAAAAGGTATGACAACATACGTGAACCGCAGAGGACGTGCTGAGAAAGATGCTCGCATTGAGTGGGCGCTTGGTCAGTTTAACGACGGAAATACGGTTTCTGATAACACAACTCACTTGATCGGTGATGGATCTTTTACTGATACGAAGACTGTTACAATCGGTCGCGGTGATCAAAAGCAAAACTTCGTAGCGCAAATCTTTAACCACGGAAAACATTCTGAAGGTTATATCCTTACTCATGGGGTAATGAAAGATAACGCGAGCTCGATTTTTAACGGTATTACAAAAATTGAGCACGGTGCTACAAAGTCTCATGGTGAGCAAACAGAACGTGTACTCATGTTAAGTGAAAAAGCACGTGGTGATGCGAACCCTATCCTTTTGATCGACGAAGATGATGTAACAGCAGGTCATGCTGCATCAGTAGGAAGAATCGATCCTCTTCAAATGTTCTATTTGATGAGCCGCGGTATTCCGAAATCTGAAGCTGAACGCTTGATCATTCATGGATTCTTAGCACCAGTCGTTAGTCAGATGCCTTTAGAATCTGTTAAAAATCGTTTAGTCGAGGTTATTGAAAGGAAAGTGCGCTAA
- the sufU gene encoding Fe-S cluster assembly sulfur transfer protein SufU translates to MSSNLDQLYRQVIMDHYKNPRNKGVIDDNALTINMNNPTCGDRIQLTLKVEDGKIESAKFDGEGCSISLASASMMTQAVKGLPVEDAVKLAKIFYDMMLGNDYDDESYDLGDIEALSGVSKFPARIKCATLAWKAMEQGVGKPEEEEE, encoded by the coding sequence ATGTCTTCTAATTTAGATCAGCTATATCGACAAGTTATCATGGATCATTACAAAAACCCACGCAATAAAGGGGTTATTGATGATAATGCTCTGACGATTAATATGAACAACCCAACATGCGGCGATCGCATTCAGCTTACTTTAAAAGTAGAAGATGGAAAGATCGAATCGGCAAAGTTCGACGGTGAAGGGTGTTCGATCAGTTTAGCGTCAGCTTCTATGATGACACAGGCTGTTAAAGGTCTTCCTGTCGAAGATGCTGTAAAGCTTGCAAAGATTTTTTATGATATGATGTTAGGGAACGACTACGACGATGAATCCTATGATCTAGGTGACATCGAAGCACTTTCCGGCGTTTCCAAGTTCCCAGCTCGCATTAAATGTGCCACACTTGCGTGGAAGGCGATGGAGCAAGGGGTAGGAAAGCCTGAGGAAGAGGAAGAATAA
- a CDS encoding DUF72 domain-containing protein yields MIKIGVTGWGDHDSLYPDGTPARDKLAVYSGHFPVVEVDSSFYAVQPVKNYEKWVAATPKEFSFVVKAYQGMTGHSRGKLPFDSVKEMYEAFIESIQPVISSGKLEMVLFQYPPWFDCKKENVQMLRFAKEMMGDIPVALEFRNQTWFSDEMREKTLQFIHEENWIHTVCDEPQAGQGSIPIVMHTTPEKTLVRMHGRNVYGWNNQGQPNWREVRYLYRYNETELQEWRERIQQLSSETKDLTILFNNNSGGDAADNAKQMIELLDIQYDFLAPRQLDLF; encoded by the coding sequence ATGATAAAAATCGGTGTAACAGGCTGGGGAGATCACGATTCTCTTTATCCAGATGGAACTCCTGCAAGAGATAAGCTCGCTGTATATAGCGGCCACTTTCCTGTTGTAGAAGTCGATTCTTCCTTTTATGCGGTTCAGCCTGTTAAAAACTACGAAAAGTGGGTAGCCGCTACTCCAAAGGAATTTTCGTTTGTTGTAAAGGCTTATCAAGGCATGACGGGACATTCAAGAGGCAAGCTGCCTTTTGACTCTGTTAAAGAAATGTATGAGGCGTTTATAGAGTCCATTCAGCCTGTCATCTCGTCTGGCAAGCTTGAAATGGTTTTGTTTCAGTATCCTCCTTGGTTTGATTGTAAGAAAGAGAATGTTCAGATGCTTCGCTTTGCAAAAGAAATGATGGGTGACATTCCTGTAGCACTGGAGTTTCGTAACCAAACGTGGTTCAGTGATGAAATGAGGGAGAAGACGCTTCAATTTATTCATGAAGAGAATTGGATTCATACGGTCTGTGATGAACCTCAAGCAGGACAAGGATCGATTCCGATCGTCATGCACACAACACCAGAAAAGACACTTGTGAGAATGCATGGCCGAAACGTGTATGGCTGGAATAACCAAGGTCAGCCAAACTGGCGAGAAGTTCGTTATCTTTATCGTTATAATGAGACGGAGCTTCAAGAATGGCGGGAGCGCATACAACAGCTTTCTTCAGAAACGAAGGATCTAACCATTCTTTTTAACAATAATTCAGGTGGAGATGCTGCTGATAATGCGAAGCAGATGATTGAACTTTTGGATATCCAATATGACTTCTTAGCTCCAAGGCAATTGGATTTGTTTTAA
- the sufB gene encoding Fe-S cluster assembly protein SufB yields MAKKMPDIGEYKYGFRDKDVSIFRSKRGLTKEIVEEISRMKNEPEWMLEFRLKSLEQFYKMPMPQWGGDMKDLNFDDITYYVKPSEKSEKSWDEVPAEIKATFDKLGIPEAEQKYLAGVSAQYESEVVYHNMKEDLSDLGILFTDTDTALKEHEEIFREHFGTIIPPTDNKFSALNSAVWSGGSFIYVPKGVKCDTPLQAYFRINSENMGQFERTLIIADEDSSVHYVEGCTAPVYSTNSLHSAVVEIIVKKNAYCRYTTIQNWANNIYNLVTKRAVAEENATMEWVDGNIGSRLTMKYPAVIMKGRGAKGTILSIAIAGKGQHQDAGAKVLHLAPDCSSTIVSKSISKHGGKVTYRGIAHFGRKSDGSKSNIKCDTLIMDNQSTSDTIPYNEILNNNITLEHEATVSKVSEDQLFYLMSRGVSEQEATEMIVMGFIEPFTKELPMEYAVEMNRLIKFEMEGSIG; encoded by the coding sequence ATGGCTAAGAAAATGCCGGATATCGGCGAATATAAATATGGTTTTAGAGATAAAGACGTTTCCATTTTCAGATCGAAGCGTGGGTTAACAAAAGAGATCGTAGAAGAGATCTCCCGCATGAAGAACGAGCCTGAATGGATGCTTGAATTCCGTTTGAAGTCATTAGAGCAGTTCTATAAAATGCCAATGCCACAATGGGGCGGAGACATGAAGGACTTAAACTTTGATGATATTACGTATTATGTTAAGCCATCTGAGAAATCTGAGAAGTCTTGGGATGAAGTGCCTGCTGAAATTAAAGCGACTTTTGACAAGCTTGGAATTCCAGAAGCTGAACAGAAATACCTTGCAGGTGTATCTGCACAGTATGAATCAGAGGTTGTATACCACAACATGAAAGAAGACCTTTCTGACTTAGGTATTCTTTTCACGGATACGGATACGGCTTTAAAAGAGCACGAAGAGATCTTCCGTGAGCATTTTGGAACGATCATTCCGCCAACTGATAATAAGTTCTCAGCACTAAACTCTGCAGTATGGTCTGGTGGATCTTTCATTTACGTACCAAAAGGCGTTAAATGTGATACTCCACTTCAAGCATACTTCCGAATCAACTCTGAAAACATGGGTCAGTTCGAACGTACGCTGATCATTGCAGATGAAGATAGCTCTGTACACTACGTAGAAGGATGTACAGCACCAGTTTATTCTACAAACTCACTTCATAGTGCGGTTGTAGAAATCATCGTTAAGAAGAACGCTTACTGCCGTTATACAACGATTCAAAACTGGGCAAACAACATCTATAACTTGGTTACAAAGCGTGCAGTAGCTGAAGAGAACGCAACGATGGAATGGGTAGATGGAAACATCGGATCTCGTCTAACGATGAAATATCCGGCTGTTATCATGAAAGGCCGCGGAGCGAAAGGTACGATTCTTTCTATCGCGATCGCTGGTAAAGGACAGCACCAAGATGCAGGAGCAAAAGTATTGCACTTAGCACCAGACTGTTCTTCTACAATTGTATCGAAGTCGATCTCTAAGCATGGCGGTAAAGTAACATACCGTGGTATCGCTCACTTCGGACGTAAATCTGACGGATCTAAATCCAACATCAAGTGTGATACACTGATCATGGATAACCAATCCACGTCAGATACTATTCCGTACAATGAGATTCTTAACAACAACATCACATTAGAGCATGAAGCGACTGTATCGAAGGTTTCTGAAGATCAGTTGTTCTACCTTATGAGCCGTGGTGTTTCTGAACAAGAAGCAACGGAAATGATCGTAATGGGCTTCATCGAGCCATTTACGAAAGAACTTCCAATGGAATATGCAGTAGAGATGAACCGTCTGATCAAGTTTGAGATGGAAGGTTCAATCGGTTAA
- a CDS encoding carboxymuconolactone decarboxylase family protein, with translation MKQEEQPLPGSNSTQYHLIRYKEGLGKYNENMPELTHAYNEFTRHCFKEGEISEKYKQLIALGISIYSQDEYCIIYHTKGCLDQGCSENEILEAVGVSAAFGGGAAMSQGVTLVQECIKELNKPRH, from the coding sequence ATGAAACAAGAAGAGCAGCCGCTACCGGGATCGAATTCAACACAATATCACCTAATCCGCTATAAAGAAGGATTAGGAAAATACAATGAGAACATGCCTGAACTTACACATGCTTATAATGAATTTACCCGCCATTGCTTTAAGGAAGGCGAGATATCTGAGAAGTATAAGCAGTTGATTGCTTTAGGGATCAGTATCTATTCGCAAGATGAGTATTGTATCATCTACCACACAAAAGGATGTTTAGATCAAGGGTGTTCAGAAAACGAAATCCTTGAAGCTGTGGGAGTTTCTGCTGCATTTGGTGGGGGAGCCGCTATGAGCCAAGGTGTGACCCTCGTTCAAGAGTGCATCAAAGAATTAAATAAACCGCGTCATTAA
- the sufC gene encoding Fe-S cluster assembly ATPase SufC, producing the protein MSAPNLKIEDLRVSIEDKEIIKGLDLEINGGEIHAIMGPNGTGKSTLSAALMGHPKYEVTSGKVTFNGEDLLDMEVDERAQAGLFLAMQYPSEVSGITNADFLRSAINAKREEGDEISLMKFIRELDKKMDHLEMDNAFAHRYLNEGFSGGEKKRNEILQMMMLEPKLAILDEIDSGLDIDALKVVAKGVNEMRSPDFGCLIITHYQRLLNYITPDKVHVMMQGRIVKSGGPELAQRLEAEGYDWIKEELGIKDETVGQEA; encoded by the coding sequence ATGTCAGCACCTAATTTAAAGATTGAAGATCTTCGTGTTTCTATTGAAGATAAAGAGATTATTAAAGGTTTAGATCTCGAAATAAATGGTGGAGAAATCCACGCAATCATGGGACCTAACGGAACAGGAAAGTCTACTCTTTCTGCAGCGTTAATGGGACACCCTAAATATGAAGTAACTTCTGGTAAAGTTACATTCAACGGAGAAGATCTTTTAGATATGGAAGTTGATGAGCGTGCACAAGCTGGACTTTTCTTAGCTATGCAATACCCATCTGAAGTAAGCGGTATTACGAACGCTGATTTCTTACGTTCTGCTATCAATGCAAAGCGTGAAGAAGGCGACGAAATTTCTCTAATGAAATTTATCCGTGAGTTAGATAAAAAGATGGATCATCTTGAAATGGACAATGCGTTTGCTCATCGTTACTTAAACGAAGGATTTTCTGGTGGAGAAAAGAAGCGTAACGAGATTCTTCAAATGATGATGCTTGAGCCAAAATTAGCAATCCTAGATGAAATCGATTCAGGACTCGATATTGATGCTCTTAAAGTAGTAGCTAAAGGTGTTAACGAAATGCGCAGCCCTGATTTCGGTTGCTTAATCATCACTCACTACCAACGTCTATTGAACTACATCACTCCAGATAAAGTACACGTGATGATGCAAGGGCGTATTGTTAAATCTGGTGGACCGGAATTAGCTCAACGTCTAGAAGCTGAAGGATACGACTGGATTAAAGAAGAGTTAGGAATTAAAGACGAAACTGTTGGTCAAGAAGCGTAA
- a CDS encoding thymidylate synthase yields the protein MKQYLDFLQDILHNGTKKEDRTGTGTVSVFGRQMRFDLQEGFPLVTTKKLHLKSIIHELLWFLKGDTNIAYLKENGVRIWDEWADEDGNLGPVYGHQWRSWSTPNGETIDQISNVIEDIKKNPDSRRLIVTAWNPSDIPNMALPPCHLLFQFYVADGKLSCQLYQRSADSFLGVPFNIASYALLTMMVAQVTGLKPGEFVHTVGDAHIYTNHLEQVELQLTREPKPLPKMKINPNVTSIFDFTYDDFELVGYEAHPHIKGVVSV from the coding sequence ATGAAACAATATCTGGATTTTCTTCAAGATATTCTACATAACGGTACAAAAAAAGAGGATCGTACAGGCACGGGGACTGTTTCTGTGTTCGGTCGTCAGATGCGGTTCGACCTACAGGAAGGCTTTCCGCTTGTTACGACAAAAAAGCTGCATTTAAAATCCATTATTCACGAATTACTCTGGTTCTTAAAAGGTGACACGAATATCGCTTATTTAAAAGAGAACGGTGTACGCATTTGGGATGAGTGGGCAGATGAAGATGGAAACCTAGGTCCTGTATACGGACATCAGTGGCGCTCATGGTCGACTCCGAACGGTGAGACGATCGACCAGATCTCGAACGTAATCGAAGACATCAAGAAGAACCCTGATTCAAGACGATTAATCGTCACTGCATGGAATCCTTCTGATATTCCGAATATGGCGCTGCCGCCGTGTCATTTATTGTTTCAATTCTATGTAGCAGATGGAAAGCTCTCCTGTCAGCTTTATCAGCGCTCAGCAGATAGTTTCTTAGGGGTGCCTTTTAATATTGCGTCATACGCTTTGTTAACGATGATGGTGGCTCAAGTAACAGGACTTAAACCAGGTGAGTTCGTTCACACGGTAGGTGACGCGCACATCTACACCAATCACCTTGAACAAGTAGAGCTGCAGCTCACTCGTGAGCCAAAGCCGCTACCAAAGATGAAGATTAATCCAAACGTGACGAGTATCTTTGACTTCACTTACGATGATTTCGAGCTTGTAGGCTATGAGGCGCATCCACACATTAAAGGCGTGGTGAGCGTATGA
- a CDS encoding YunC family protein — MLEMNPILIEGHPFTAVTLRLPKTNFMAVFNDNGYIMCGALDVALLNEKLADRKIIAGRAVGVRTIEQLLDAPLESITLEAKEKGIEVGMQGRKALLKMI, encoded by the coding sequence ATGTTAGAGATGAACCCGATCTTAATTGAAGGACATCCGTTTACCGCTGTCACCCTTCGTTTGCCAAAAACGAATTTTATGGCTGTATTCAACGACAATGGATATATCATGTGTGGAGCACTAGACGTAGCTCTTTTAAACGAAAAGTTAGCAGACCGTAAAATTATTGCAGGACGCGCTGTTGGAGTAAGAACGATCGAACAGCTGCTGGATGCACCTTTAGAATCTATTACTCTTGAAGCAAAAGAAAAAGGTATTGAAGTTGGTATGCAAGGGCGAAAAGCACTTTTGAAAATGATCTAG
- a CDS encoding dihydrofolate reductase, producing MISFVVAMDENRAIGKDNDLPWYLPNDLKHFKNVTMGKPIVMGRKTYESIGKPLPGRENIVVTRDEQYQAEGTTVVHSVDEVIQKETEELCVIGGTEIFKLFLPVADRLYVTEIHHTFEADTYFPEINREEWMEVSRKPGIVDEKNKYLHDFVVYEKK from the coding sequence ATGATCTCTTTTGTTGTAGCGATGGATGAAAATCGCGCGATCGGTAAGGACAATGATCTTCCATGGTATTTACCTAACGATCTCAAACACTTTAAGAACGTAACGATGGGGAAACCAATCGTGATGGGTCGGAAAACGTATGAATCTATCGGAAAGCCTCTACCTGGACGAGAAAATATCGTGGTAACAAGAGATGAGCAGTATCAAGCAGAAGGAACAACGGTCGTTCATTCTGTTGACGAAGTGATTCAGAAAGAAACGGAAGAATTATGTGTGATTGGTGGAACAGAGATCTTTAAGCTGTTCCTGCCGGTTGCAGATCGCCTGTATGTCACAGAGATTCACCATACCTTTGAGGCAGATACGTATTTTCCAGAAATCAATCGTGAAGAGTGGATGGAAGTCTCCCGCAAACCAGGTATCGTTGATGAAAAGAACAAATATCTACATGACTTTGTCGTGTACGAAAAAAAATAA
- the nfsA gene encoding oxygen-insensitive NADPH nitroreductase, whose product MNEIIETILAHRSIRKFKNTPLDEKIVETLVQCAQAASTSSYQQVCTIIGVEDREKKEKLAELAGNQSYVADNGYFFVFCMDYNRHKIAADMKTINIDETIQSTEAFIVGTVDAALAAQNLSVAAESLGLGIVYIGGIRNRLQEVSELLGCPDHVLPLFGVAVGYPDAEPGKKPRLPIQAVFHKNQYQSSKETEALLDQYEKETAEYYTERTGGKRTEGWVTQITSSMATPKRTYMKDFVQSKGLNKL is encoded by the coding sequence ATGAACGAGATTATAGAAACGATATTAGCACATCGATCGATTCGAAAATTTAAGAACACCCCACTAGATGAAAAAATCGTTGAAACACTTGTACAATGTGCTCAGGCTGCATCTACCTCAAGCTATCAACAAGTTTGTACGATTATTGGGGTAGAGGACCGGGAAAAGAAAGAAAAACTAGCTGAGCTTGCGGGTAATCAATCTTATGTTGCAGATAACGGCTATTTCTTTGTATTTTGTATGGATTATAACCGTCATAAAATCGCTGCAGACATGAAGACAATAAATATCGACGAAACCATCCAATCGACTGAAGCGTTTATCGTAGGAACAGTGGATGCCGCTCTTGCTGCACAAAACTTATCTGTGGCAGCTGAGTCTCTCGGACTTGGTATTGTTTATATAGGTGGAATTCGAAATCGCCTACAGGAAGTTTCAGAGCTGCTGGGTTGCCCAGACCATGTACTTCCGCTGTTTGGAGTAGCGGTTGGATATCCTGACGCAGAACCTGGGAAAAAGCCGCGCTTGCCGATACAAGCAGTTTTCCATAAAAATCAATACCAAAGTTCTAAAGAAACAGAAGCTCTGCTTGATCAGTATGAAAAAGAAACTGCCGAATATTACACAGAAAGAACAGGCGGAAAACGTACAGAAGGATGGGTCACTCAGATCACATCGTCGATGGCGACTCCTAAACGAACGTATATGAAAGACTTTGTCCAATCAAAAGGTTTAAATAAATTGTAA
- a CDS encoding cysteine desulfurase — MSANEWRKLFPILDQEVNGKPLVYLDSAATSQKPIQVIEALDKYYKEYNSNVHRGVHTLGTRATDGYEGAREKVRRFIGAKSTQEIIFTRGTTTAINTVARSYGMANLSEGDEIVITPMEHHSNIIPWQQVAKTTGATLKYIPLQPDGTIDLADVENTVTEHTKIVSVMQVSNVLGTINPIKEIAAIAHKNGAVMVVDGAQSAPHMKVDVQDLDCDFFAFSAHKMCGPTGIGVLYGKKALLNKMDPVEFGGEMIDFVGLQESTWKELPWKFEGGTPIIAGAIGLGAAIDFLEDIGLDNVLKHEHDLAEYAMERLSELEGVTIFGPKKRAGLVTFNLDDVHPHDVATVLDSEGIAVRAGHHCAQPLMKWLNVTATARASFYLYNTEDDIDAFLKGLTTAKEYFGHVF, encoded by the coding sequence ATGAGTGCAAACGAATGGAGAAAGCTGTTTCCTATCCTAGATCAGGAAGTTAACGGCAAACCTCTCGTTTACCTTGACAGTGCAGCCACTTCACAAAAACCGATACAAGTTATTGAAGCTTTAGATAAGTATTACAAAGAGTACAACTCGAATGTTCACCGTGGTGTTCATACACTTGGAACTCGTGCTACAGATGGTTATGAAGGAGCACGTGAAAAGGTACGCCGTTTTATCGGTGCTAAATCCACTCAGGAGATTATCTTTACACGTGGTACAACAACAGCGATCAATACGGTAGCAAGAAGCTATGGTATGGCTAACCTTTCAGAAGGTGATGAGATTGTGATCACTCCTATGGAACATCACAGCAACATTATTCCATGGCAGCAAGTGGCGAAAACCACTGGTGCAACGCTTAAGTACATTCCTTTACAGCCTGATGGCACGATCGATCTTGCGGATGTTGAAAATACAGTTACAGAGCATACTAAGATCGTCTCAGTTATGCAGGTATCGAACGTACTAGGAACGATCAACCCGATCAAAGAGATCGCAGCGATCGCACATAAGAACGGAGCTGTAATGGTAGTGGATGGCGCTCAGAGTGCTCCTCACATGAAAGTAGACGTTCAAGATCTCGATTGTGATTTCTTTGCCTTTTCTGCACATAAAATGTGTGGTCCAACAGGTATTGGCGTGCTTTATGGAAAAAAAGCGCTTCTTAACAAAATGGATCCTGTTGAATTCGGCGGAGAGATGATCGATTTTGTAGGCTTACAGGAATCCACATGGAAAGAGCTGCCTTGGAAGTTTGAAGGTGGTACACCGATCATCGCTGGTGCGATTGGTTTAGGTGCAGCAATTGATTTCCTAGAGGACATTGGTTTAGATAACGTTTTGAAACATGAACATGATCTTGCAGAATATGCGATGGAACGTCTTTCAGAACTTGAAGGTGTAACAATCTTCGGACCGAAAAAACGTGCAGGACTCGTAACGTTTAACTTAGATGATGTTCATCCACATGATGTGGCAACCGTTCTAGATTCTGAGGGTATAGCTGTTCGTGCAGGCCATCACTGTGCACAGCCTCTCATGAAGTGGTTAAATGTTACAGCAACAGCACGTGCTAGCTTCTACCTGTATAATACTGAAGATGACATCGATGCTTTTCTTAAAGGCTTAACAACAGCAAAGGAGTATTTCGGTCATGTCTTCTAA